From the genome of Amycolatopsis sp. NBC_01488, one region includes:
- a CDS encoding SDR family NAD(P)-dependent oxidoreductase: protein MSNRVALVTGGAQGIGQGIALALGEHGHRVAIADLNLEAAQATAEKITAAGGTALAVQADITDTASVQAAVKTVTDELGPIEIVVNNAGWDDFMKFVDTDEDFWDRILDINFKGALRVIRTVVPGMIERGFGRVINIGSDAGRVGSSLEAVYSGAKGGIIAFTKTLAREVATKGVTANTVCPGPTDTPALRKFADSSGQDADKVLGGMVRAVPMKRLAQPEDIAAAVAFFASDAAGYITGQTLSVSGGLTMA from the coding sequence GGGCATCGCGCTGGCCCTCGGCGAACACGGGCACCGCGTCGCCATCGCCGACCTCAACCTCGAGGCCGCGCAGGCCACGGCCGAGAAGATCACCGCGGCCGGCGGCACCGCCCTCGCGGTGCAGGCCGACATCACCGACACCGCGTCCGTGCAGGCCGCGGTGAAGACGGTCACCGACGAACTGGGCCCGATCGAGATCGTCGTCAACAACGCCGGCTGGGACGACTTCATGAAGTTCGTCGACACCGACGAGGACTTCTGGGACCGCATCCTCGACATCAACTTCAAGGGCGCGCTGCGGGTGATCCGGACCGTCGTCCCGGGCATGATCGAGCGCGGCTTCGGCCGCGTGATCAACATCGGCTCGGACGCCGGCCGCGTCGGCTCGTCGCTGGAAGCCGTCTACTCGGGCGCCAAGGGCGGCATCATCGCCTTCACCAAGACCCTCGCCCGCGAGGTCGCGACCAAGGGCGTCACCGCCAACACCGTGTGCCCCGGTCCGACCGACACGCCGGCGCTGCGCAAGTTCGCCGACAGCTCCGGGCAGGACGCCGACAAGGTGCTCGGCGGCATGGTCCGCGCGGTCCCGATGAAGCGGCTCGCCCAGCCCGAGGACATCGCCGCCGCCGTCGCGTTCTTCGCCTCCGACGCGGCCGGGTACATCACCGGTCAGACCCTTTCGGTCAGCGGCGGATTGACCATGGCATGA
- a CDS encoding LLM class flavin-dependent oxidoreductase, which yields MYGLTIFSAGAGPERFRRAADLAVRAEEAGFDAVWTGELYNRSATVPMAVLSQTTERVRIGCNIAYGVGRTPLVWAAEARDLDELSGGRLVLGLGNGTPRMMEDWHGVSGEAPAERMEELVTVLRKLWRLHEGPVEHDGRFYRVHLRPTADTAPPVQERLPIWTAGVNRLMVRVAGRVADGLVGHPMYTGRYIAEVVRPELDAGAAEAGRDPAEITLMGILMCAVDEDEQAARRRLAFAVAQYAASRVYDRLFALHGWSSAQERIREAVRARDEEAVVAAVPDEVLDAVGVACRPADLRARVAEHARDYDHLNLVVPPWGLKPEEAEAATLAVLEGMR from the coding sequence ATGTACGGACTGACCATTTTCAGCGCGGGCGCCGGACCCGAGCGGTTCCGGCGCGCCGCGGACCTGGCCGTCCGGGCCGAGGAGGCCGGGTTCGACGCCGTCTGGACCGGCGAGCTGTACAACCGCTCGGCCACGGTTCCCATGGCCGTGCTGTCCCAGACCACCGAGCGGGTCCGGATCGGCTGCAACATCGCCTACGGGGTCGGCCGCACGCCGCTGGTCTGGGCCGCGGAAGCCCGTGACCTGGACGAACTGTCCGGTGGCCGGCTGGTGCTCGGCTTGGGCAACGGCACACCGCGGATGATGGAGGACTGGCACGGCGTCAGCGGCGAAGCGCCCGCTGAGCGGATGGAAGAGCTGGTCACCGTCCTGCGGAAGCTGTGGCGGCTGCACGAGGGCCCGGTCGAGCACGACGGCCGATTCTACCGCGTGCACCTGCGCCCGACCGCCGACACCGCACCACCGGTCCAGGAACGCCTGCCGATCTGGACGGCGGGCGTGAACCGGCTGATGGTCCGCGTCGCGGGCCGGGTCGCCGACGGGCTCGTCGGGCACCCGATGTACACCGGCCGCTACATCGCCGAGGTCGTGCGTCCCGAACTCGACGCCGGGGCGGCCGAAGCAGGCCGGGACCCCGCTGAGATCACGTTGATGGGGATCCTGATGTGCGCAGTCGACGAGGACGAGCAGGCCGCGCGTCGCCGGCTCGCCTTCGCGGTGGCCCAGTACGCCGCATCGCGCGTCTACGACCGGCTGTTCGCGCTGCACGGCTGGTCGTCGGCGCAGGAGCGGATCCGCGAGGCCGTCCGCGCCCGCGACGAAGAGGCCGTGGTCGCCGCCGTCCCGGACGAGGTGCTCGACGCCGTCGGGGTGGCCTGCCGCCCGGCCGACCTGCGGGCGCGGGTGGCCGAGCACGCCCGCGACTACGACCACCTGAACCTCGTCGTCCCGCCGTGGGGCCTGAAACCGGAAGAGGCGGAAGCCGCGACGCTCGCAGTCCTCGAAGGGATGCGCTGA
- a CDS encoding enoyl-CoA hydratase/isomerase family protein translates to MTDDAVSVRDAGPGIRVLTLARPPANALGLPIIDGLNAALDDAGDAKIIVVASEVPGFFAAGADIKHMSGIDAASFTAYGDRLRGVLDRLAAPERVTIAAVDGLALGGGLELAMACTLRVAGADARFGLPEVKLGLIPGAGGTQRLPRLVGRGRALDIMLTARQVPAAEAHAIGLADRLVDAGKAEAAALELAEKLVTLSRPALSAVVRAVDAAFDLPLEQGFRYEVEQVQDLFETGEAPEGLAAFLGKRPPKFA, encoded by the coding sequence ATGACTGACGACGCCGTCAGCGTCCGCGACGCCGGTCCTGGCATCCGCGTGCTCACCCTGGCCCGGCCCCCGGCGAACGCGCTGGGCCTGCCGATCATCGACGGGCTGAACGCGGCCCTGGACGACGCCGGGGACGCCAAGATCATCGTGGTCGCCTCCGAAGTGCCCGGGTTCTTCGCGGCGGGCGCCGACATCAAGCACATGTCCGGTATCGACGCGGCTTCGTTCACCGCCTACGGCGACCGCCTGCGCGGGGTGCTCGACCGGCTGGCCGCACCCGAGCGCGTCACCATCGCCGCGGTGGACGGGCTCGCGCTGGGCGGCGGCCTGGAACTGGCCATGGCGTGCACGCTGCGGGTGGCCGGCGCCGACGCCCGGTTCGGTCTGCCCGAGGTGAAGCTGGGTCTCATCCCCGGCGCCGGCGGCACGCAGCGGCTGCCGCGCTTGGTCGGCCGTGGCCGGGCCCTGGACATCATGCTCACTGCCCGGCAGGTGCCCGCGGCCGAAGCCCATGCCATTGGTCTGGCCGATCGGCTCGTCGACGCGGGCAAGGCCGAAGCGGCGGCGCTGGAGCTGGCGGAGAAGCTCGTCACGCTGTCCCGTCCGGCGTTGAGTGCGGTGGTCCGTGCGGTCGACGCGGCGTTCGACCTGCCGCTCGAGCAGGGCTTCCGCTACGAGGTCGAGCAAGTACAGGACCTCTTCGAAACCGGTGAGGCGCCGGAAGGCCTCGCCGCGTTCCTCGGCAAGCGCCCGCCGAAGTTCGCGTGA
- a CDS encoding DUF7064 domain-containing protein, whose product MTTLGDIDPGFGPADDLRHRPAPGGRMRDSLFWELIMPDEQLGVQIYLYLTDRGKTGYNVSVWGPDPVAVKLSQGVVGEDEDLDNFHFDGLSVKQPELRRTASVSYTSDDVKLEYNFTALHDAFSYRSNPDGLPAWFAENRLEQTGHVTGFLEVAGRRIAWDRKGHRDHSWGVRNWGVPHHWKWFIAYTESGRVVNGWIWIARGEWGFAGYVVNDGVTIPVSHIRHHAEYHDDMTQKRLEADVVDITGETTRLVLDAFGVVKLPTRDPMGTVITEAACRATIDGEEGAGQFETHWPGQYLQHLIESAR is encoded by the coding sequence ATGACGACGCTCGGAGACATCGACCCCGGTTTCGGGCCTGCCGACGACCTCCGGCACCGCCCCGCACCCGGCGGCCGGATGCGTGACAGCCTGTTCTGGGAACTGATCATGCCCGACGAACAGCTCGGCGTGCAGATCTACCTGTACCTGACCGACCGCGGCAAGACCGGCTACAACGTGTCGGTGTGGGGGCCTGATCCGGTCGCGGTGAAACTCTCGCAGGGCGTAGTCGGCGAAGACGAGGATCTCGACAACTTCCACTTCGACGGCCTGAGCGTCAAGCAGCCCGAGCTACGGCGCACGGCCTCGGTTTCCTACACGAGTGACGACGTCAAGCTGGAGTACAACTTCACGGCACTGCACGACGCGTTCAGCTACCGATCCAACCCGGACGGGCTGCCCGCGTGGTTCGCGGAGAACCGCCTGGAGCAGACCGGCCACGTGACCGGCTTCCTGGAAGTCGCGGGCAGGCGGATCGCGTGGGACCGCAAGGGCCACCGCGACCACTCGTGGGGCGTGCGGAACTGGGGCGTGCCACACCACTGGAAGTGGTTCATCGCCTACACCGAGAGCGGTCGGGTGGTGAACGGCTGGATCTGGATTGCCCGCGGTGAATGGGGTTTCGCCGGATACGTGGTCAATGACGGCGTCACGATCCCGGTGTCGCACATCCGCCACCACGCCGAGTACCACGACGACATGACGCAGAAGCGCCTGGAGGCCGACGTCGTCGACATCACGGGCGAAACGACCCGGCTGGTGCTGGACGCGTTCGGCGTCGTGAAGCTGCCGACTCGCGATCCCATGGGCACGGTCATCACCGAAGCCGCCTGCCGGGCGACCATCGACGGCGAGGAGGGGGCCGGTCAGTTCGAGACGCACTGGCCGGGCCAGTACCTCCAGCACCTGATCGAGAGTGCGCGGTGA
- a CDS encoding acyl-CoA dehydrogenase family protein — translation MRFTDEQRTFATAVREFCARECGTSAQRDALTDGGALDTSRALLEKLAGHGWLGVSVPEEYGGAGAGMVEECLFLEETARGLAPIHAYGTGLTAAQTYLRYGTEEQKKDVVGGLCRGRVEAIALSEPGAGSDLGSARLKAVADGGDYVITGQKTWTTAAHLADHVLVLTRTTTGAKKHDGLTLLVVPADASGLAIRPISTMSTHTVNDLYFTDVRVPAANVVGEVGQAWRHLMRGLSVERLIIAAMSLGAAERALDDVVAYVKEREQFGRTIGSFQAVRHRIADLATEIACSRSFVYEVAERIDAGEEEQLAREGAMAKLKCTEVAKLVTLEAMQLMGGAGYASEYGMESQVRKALAPPIYGGANEIQREIIGKSFGL, via the coding sequence ATGCGGTTCACCGACGAACAACGGACCTTCGCCACCGCGGTGCGTGAGTTCTGCGCCCGCGAGTGCGGCACTTCCGCGCAGCGCGACGCGCTCACCGACGGCGGCGCGCTCGACACCAGCCGGGCGTTGCTGGAGAAGCTCGCCGGACACGGCTGGCTCGGCGTCTCCGTGCCGGAGGAGTACGGCGGGGCGGGCGCCGGGATGGTCGAAGAATGCCTCTTCCTCGAAGAGACGGCTCGCGGCCTCGCCCCGATCCACGCCTACGGAACCGGTCTCACCGCGGCGCAGACCTACCTGCGTTACGGCACCGAGGAACAGAAGAAGGACGTCGTCGGCGGCCTGTGCCGGGGCCGGGTCGAAGCCATCGCGCTGTCCGAACCGGGTGCGGGCTCCGATCTGGGCTCGGCGCGGCTGAAGGCGGTCGCCGACGGCGGCGACTACGTCATCACCGGTCAGAAGACCTGGACGACGGCGGCGCACCTGGCCGACCACGTCCTGGTGCTCACCCGCACGACCACCGGCGCCAAGAAGCACGACGGCTTGACGCTGCTGGTGGTCCCTGCGGACGCTTCCGGGCTCGCGATCCGCCCGATTTCGACCATGTCCACCCACACGGTCAACGACCTGTACTTCACCGACGTCCGCGTGCCGGCGGCGAACGTCGTCGGCGAGGTGGGCCAGGCGTGGCGGCACCTCATGCGCGGGCTCAGCGTCGAGCGGCTGATCATCGCCGCCATGTCGCTGGGCGCGGCCGAGCGGGCGCTCGACGACGTCGTCGCCTACGTCAAGGAGCGGGAGCAGTTCGGGCGGACCATCGGCAGCTTCCAGGCCGTCCGGCACCGCATCGCCGACCTCGCGACCGAGATCGCGTGCAGCCGGTCCTTCGTCTACGAGGTCGCCGAGCGCATCGACGCCGGCGAGGAGGAGCAGCTGGCCCGGGAAGGGGCGATGGCCAAGCTCAAGTGCACCGAGGTCGCCAAGCTCGTCACCCTGGAAGCGATGCAGCTGATGGGCGGCGCGGGCTACGCGAGCGAGTACGGCATGGAGAGCCAGGTGCGGAAGGCGCTCGCCCCGCCGATCTACGGCGGTGCCAACGAAATCCAGCGCGAGATCATCGGCAAGAGCTTCGGGCTCTGA
- a CDS encoding SDR family oxidoreductase: MKPIFAPDVLSGQRILITGGGTGLGRGVARHLTAYGAEVHLWGRRESVLAEAASEAGAHFQTVDVRKGDLVDAAMAEIWDRHGPLTGVLNNAAANFIAPTAGLSTRAFEAVSGTVMNGSFNTTHAAGRRWIAEGLPGVVLSTLTTWVWSGSAFVVPSAMAKAAVHAMTMSLAVEWARYGIRLNALAPGPIPTDYAWEMLNPTESSAVGATQTDQIPMGRAGTIEELANLTVFLFSDGCNYLTGETIAMDGGQRLAGPGTFAGLMSLSDEDWREIRERSQAASAAAKSQRSV, encoded by the coding sequence ATGAAGCCGATCTTCGCCCCGGACGTGCTGTCCGGCCAGCGGATCCTCATCACCGGCGGCGGCACGGGGCTCGGCCGCGGCGTCGCGCGGCACCTGACCGCGTACGGCGCCGAGGTACACCTGTGGGGCCGGCGCGAGTCGGTGCTGGCCGAGGCGGCCTCCGAAGCCGGTGCGCACTTCCAGACCGTCGACGTCCGCAAGGGAGACCTGGTGGACGCGGCGATGGCGGAGATCTGGGATCGCCACGGACCGCTCACCGGCGTGCTGAACAACGCGGCGGCCAACTTCATCGCCCCGACGGCCGGCCTGAGCACGCGGGCGTTCGAGGCGGTGAGCGGGACAGTGATGAACGGGTCGTTCAACACGACGCACGCGGCGGGCCGCCGGTGGATCGCCGAGGGTCTCCCGGGCGTGGTGCTGTCCACGCTGACGACGTGGGTGTGGTCGGGATCGGCGTTCGTGGTGCCGTCGGCGATGGCCAAGGCGGCGGTGCACGCGATGACGATGTCCCTGGCGGTGGAGTGGGCCCGCTACGGGATCCGGCTCAACGCGCTGGCACCGGGCCCGATCCCGACGGATTACGCGTGGGAGATGCTGAACCCGACCGAGAGCAGCGCGGTGGGCGCGACCCAGACGGACCAGATCCCGATGGGCCGCGCGGGCACGATCGAGGAACTGGCGAACCTGACGGTGTTCTTGTTCTCGGACGGCTGTAATTACTTGACGGGCGAGACGATCGCGATGGACGGTGGGCAACGGCTGGCCGGACCGGGGACATTCGCCGGACTGATGTCACTGTCCGATGAGGACTGGCGGGAGATCCGGGAACGCAGCCAGGCGGCGAGTGCGGCGGCGAAGTCGCAGCGGTCGGTCTGA
- a CDS encoding enoyl-CoA hydratase/isomerase family protein — METIDLTRPAEGVVLATLNRPDRYNAMTVTMFAELEDLAFTLGEDDDVRAVVLTGAGKAFCAGYDLDDADELAGLTALGMLDRQERAARGLSALRALRVPVIAAVNGAAAGGGLSLALAADIRLAARSAKFNAAFVRIGLSAGDLGASWLLSRTIGPALAAEIAYTGRFVLADEAERIGLVNKTVDDDRLLDEALSMAQLICANSPGGVQLSKRALQANMEIGSYAAALELENRGQALLTRGEDMPEALAAFKEKRAPNFTGR; from the coding sequence ATGGAGACCATCGACCTGACCCGGCCCGCCGAGGGAGTCGTGCTGGCGACGCTGAACCGCCCGGACCGCTACAACGCCATGACGGTGACGATGTTCGCCGAGCTGGAGGACTTGGCGTTCACCCTCGGCGAAGACGACGACGTCCGCGCGGTCGTGCTGACCGGCGCCGGGAAGGCGTTCTGCGCGGGCTACGACTTGGACGACGCCGACGAGCTGGCCGGCCTGACCGCGTTGGGCATGCTCGACCGGCAGGAACGGGCCGCTCGGGGGCTTTCCGCCCTGCGCGCGCTGCGCGTCCCGGTGATCGCCGCGGTGAACGGCGCGGCCGCCGGCGGCGGGCTCTCGCTGGCACTGGCCGCGGACATCCGCCTGGCGGCCCGCTCGGCGAAGTTCAACGCCGCGTTCGTCCGAATAGGACTGTCGGCGGGCGACCTCGGCGCGTCGTGGCTGCTGTCCCGGACCATCGGGCCCGCGCTCGCCGCCGAGATCGCCTACACCGGCCGGTTCGTCCTGGCCGACGAAGCTGAGCGGATCGGGCTGGTGAACAAGACCGTCGACGACGACCGATTGCTCGACGAAGCCCTGTCGATGGCTCAGCTGATCTGCGCCAACTCCCCGGGCGGCGTGCAGCTGTCGAAGCGGGCGCTGCAGGCCAACATGGAGATCGGTTCCTACGCGGCCGCGCTCGAACTGGAGAACCGCGGCCAGGCGCTGCTCACCCGCGGCGAGGACATGCCCGAAGCGCTCGCCGCCTTCAAGGAAAAGCGCGCCCCGAACTTCACCGGACGTTAG
- a CDS encoding enoyl-CoA hydratase/isomerase family protein: MPDFRTLLVEEPEPGVLVLKLNRPDRMNSMTVEMFGEIRTAARALRDSGARALVLTGAGERAFCAGFDLAEIEVITRMGVREFLKFQELATGGLAALRQLPFPVIAAIHGAASGGGLSLALTADIRLATPTAKFNAAFVKVGLSAGELGTSWQLTRLVGPGRAAEIAYTARIVEADEALRIGLVNRVVPSERLLDEALELTRQIAGNSPGGVKLSKQALQRNQEIASYAGALELENRGQALLTRGEDMTEALAAFKDKRRPQFTGR, encoded by the coding sequence GTGCCCGACTTCCGGACGCTCCTCGTCGAGGAACCCGAACCCGGTGTCCTGGTTCTGAAGCTGAACCGGCCGGACCGGATGAATTCGATGACCGTCGAGATGTTCGGCGAGATCCGTACTGCCGCGCGCGCCTTGCGTGACAGCGGCGCTCGCGCGCTCGTCCTCACCGGCGCCGGCGAACGCGCGTTCTGCGCCGGGTTCGACCTCGCCGAGATCGAGGTCATCACGCGCATGGGCGTGCGGGAGTTCCTCAAGTTCCAGGAGCTCGCCACGGGTGGTCTCGCCGCGCTGCGGCAGTTGCCGTTCCCGGTGATCGCCGCGATCCACGGGGCCGCGTCCGGCGGCGGGCTGTCGCTGGCGCTGACCGCGGACATCCGGCTCGCCACGCCGACGGCGAAGTTCAACGCCGCATTCGTCAAAGTCGGCCTGTCGGCGGGCGAGCTGGGTACGTCGTGGCAGCTGACCCGCCTGGTCGGTCCCGGCCGGGCCGCCGAGATCGCCTACACCGCAAGGATTGTCGAGGCTGACGAAGCGCTCCGGATCGGCTTGGTGAACCGGGTCGTGCCGAGCGAGCGTCTGCTCGACGAGGCCCTCGAGCTGACCCGGCAGATCGCGGGAAACTCGCCGGGCGGGGTGAAGCTGTCGAAGCAGGCCCTGCAGCGCAACCAGGAGATCGCGTCCTACGCCGGGGCCCTGGAACTGGAGAACCGCGGGCAGGCGCTGCTGACCCGCGGTGAGGACATGACCGAAGCGCTGGCCGCGTTCAAGGACAAGCGCCGGCCGCAGTTCACCGGAAGGTGA
- a CDS encoding enoyl-CoA hydratase-related protein: MDEFTDVTYKVDNGLAWITINRPERYNSFRARTVDELVKAFKRAWNSTEVGVICLTGAGDKAFCTGGDQKQRAETGDYGPSDSGLFEIDALHHVIRDVPKPVIAAVNGFAIGGGHVLHVLCDLTIAADTAKFGQNGPRVGSFDAGFGTGYLARILGEKRAREVWFLCRRYTAAQMENWGLVNQVVPAAELHDEVRKWADEILALSPTALKVLKQSFNTDTEQFASVGQLAYSHLKLFGESAEAQEGITAFNEKRQPDFAAYRGN, from the coding sequence ATGGACGAGTTCACCGACGTGACGTACAAGGTCGACAACGGCCTGGCGTGGATCACGATCAATCGCCCCGAGCGGTACAACTCCTTCCGGGCGCGGACGGTCGACGAGCTCGTCAAGGCGTTCAAGAGGGCCTGGAACAGCACCGAGGTCGGCGTGATCTGCTTGACCGGAGCGGGCGACAAGGCGTTCTGCACCGGCGGCGACCAGAAGCAGCGGGCCGAGACCGGCGACTACGGCCCGTCCGACTCCGGGCTGTTCGAGATCGACGCGCTGCACCACGTCATCCGGGACGTCCCCAAGCCGGTCATCGCCGCGGTGAACGGCTTCGCCATCGGCGGCGGGCACGTGCTGCACGTGCTGTGCGACCTCACCATCGCCGCCGACACGGCGAAGTTCGGGCAGAACGGCCCGCGCGTCGGATCCTTCGACGCCGGCTTCGGCACCGGCTACCTCGCCCGCATCCTCGGCGAGAAGCGCGCCCGCGAGGTGTGGTTCCTCTGCCGCCGCTACACCGCCGCCCAGATGGAGAACTGGGGCCTGGTCAACCAGGTCGTCCCCGCCGCGGAGCTGCACGACGAGGTGCGCAAGTGGGCCGACGAGATCCTGGCCCTCTCCCCCACCGCGCTCAAGGTGCTCAAGCAGTCGTTCAACACCGACACCGAGCAGTTCGCCAGCGTCGGGCAGCTGGCGTACTCGCACCTGAAGCTGTTCGGCGAATCGGCCGAGGCGCAGGAGGGCATCACCGCCTTCAACGAGAAGCGCCAGCCCGACTTCGCCGCTTACCGCGGCAACTGA
- the menB gene encoding 1,4-dihydroxy-2-naphthoyl-CoA synthase — translation MSVDWKEAGSYEDIRLDYSGDGIAKITICRPEVRNAFRPQTLVEISDALDAAREDTSIGVIILTGEGELAFCSGGDQRVRGDTGYVSEPGRPGRFHVTDLHVQIRRLPKPVVAMVAGYAVGGGQVLQLVCDLAIAADNAWFGQTGPRVGSFDGGFGAGLLTQLVGARKAKEIWFLCRQYDARQALEMGLVNTVVPLSELENETVAWCREMLELSPFALRLLKASFHAAEDGLAGIQQLAHDANLLFYASEEAKEGREAFKEKRAPDFARFPRRP, via the coding sequence ATGAGCGTGGACTGGAAAGAGGCAGGGTCTTACGAAGACATCCGCCTCGACTACAGCGGCGACGGGATCGCCAAGATCACGATCTGCCGTCCGGAGGTGCGCAACGCGTTCCGGCCGCAGACGTTGGTCGAGATCTCCGACGCGCTCGACGCCGCCCGCGAGGACACGTCGATCGGCGTGATCATCCTGACCGGCGAAGGTGAGCTGGCCTTCTGCTCGGGCGGCGACCAGCGCGTCCGGGGCGACACCGGGTACGTGTCCGAGCCCGGGCGGCCGGGCCGGTTCCACGTCACCGACCTGCACGTCCAGATCCGGCGGCTGCCCAAACCGGTGGTCGCGATGGTCGCCGGGTACGCGGTCGGCGGGGGACAGGTCCTGCAGCTCGTCTGCGACCTGGCGATCGCCGCCGACAACGCGTGGTTTGGTCAGACCGGTCCCCGCGTCGGCTCCTTCGACGGCGGCTTCGGCGCTGGGCTGCTCACCCAGCTCGTCGGCGCGCGCAAGGCCAAGGAGATCTGGTTCCTGTGCCGCCAGTACGACGCCCGCCAAGCCCTCGAAATGGGCCTGGTGAACACCGTCGTCCCGCTGAGCGAGCTGGAGAACGAGACCGTCGCGTGGTGCCGGGAGATGCTCGAGCTGTCGCCGTTCGCGCTGCGGCTGCTCAAAGCCAGCTTCCACGCCGCCGAGGACGGGCTCGCCGGGATCCAGCAACTTGCCCACGACGCCAACCTGCTCTTCTACGCCTCCGAAGAGGCCAAGGAGGGCCGCGAGGCGTTCAAGGAGAAACGCGCCCCCGACTTCGCGCGGTTCCCGCGCCGCCCCTGA
- a CDS encoding phosphotransferase family protein: MTWDWDASSRSLLEGFLTSRGLCSGPVTTRRIGDGHSNLTFLVTDGSHQVVVRRPPPPPVPPGAHDMLREARLVGALAGTEVPVASVLAVASAGEVLDVPFYVMSYVEGPVVTERTPAPLDTPSARREIGFALVDTLAALHAVDWRARGLADLGRPEGFNARHFRRMGRLVADSDGQPPPEFAEVHAWLAAHVPPESGASIVHNDYRLGNVVLAAPGRIAAVLDWELATIGDPLFDVGYFLASWPSPDAPLTPTEELGIAALEPGYPTRAELASRYASRTGRDLSTLDWYTTLALWKLAVLYEYGRRRAVDEYYADPVLVKSFLEAAQRATG; this comes from the coding sequence GTGACCTGGGACTGGGACGCCTCTTCGCGCTCTCTTCTGGAGGGGTTCCTGACTTCGCGGGGCTTGTGTTCCGGCCCGGTGACGACCCGCCGCATCGGCGACGGCCATTCGAACCTGACGTTCCTGGTGACCGACGGCTCCCACCAGGTCGTCGTCCGGCGCCCACCGCCACCACCGGTGCCACCGGGCGCGCACGACATGCTGCGGGAGGCCCGGCTGGTCGGCGCGCTCGCGGGCACGGAGGTCCCGGTGGCTTCCGTACTGGCGGTGGCGTCCGCGGGCGAGGTGCTGGACGTGCCGTTCTACGTCATGAGCTACGTCGAGGGTCCGGTGGTCACCGAGCGGACGCCCGCTCCGCTGGACACGCCCTCCGCTCGCCGGGAGATCGGATTCGCGCTGGTGGACACCCTGGCGGCGCTGCACGCGGTCGACTGGCGTGCCCGCGGCTTGGCCGACCTGGGCCGGCCGGAAGGGTTCAACGCCCGGCACTTCCGCCGCATGGGCCGCCTTGTCGCGGACTCCGACGGTCAGCCGCCGCCGGAGTTCGCCGAGGTCCACGCCTGGCTGGCCGCGCACGTCCCGCCGGAGTCCGGCGCGTCGATCGTGCACAACGACTACCGGCTGGGCAACGTGGTCCTGGCCGCTCCGGGCCGCATCGCCGCGGTGTTGGACTGGGAACTCGCGACGATCGGCGACCCGCTCTTCGACGTCGGCTACTTCCTGGCGTCGTGGCCCTCGCCGGACGCTCCGCTGACGCCGACGGAGGAGTTGGGGATCGCGGCACTGGAGCCGGGGTATCCGACTCGGGCCGAGCTGGCGTCCCGGTACGCCTCGCGGACCGGGCGGGACCTGTCCACACTGGACTGGTACACGACGCTGGCGCTGTGGAAACTGGCGGTGCTGTACGAATACGGCCGCCGCCGCGCGGTCGACGAGTACTACGCGGATCCGGTGCTGGTGAAGTCGTTCCTGGAGGCGGCTCAGCGCGCGACGGGCTGA